GGCATCACGCTGGGCATGGGCATGACCGAGAAGCAGGGCGGTTCGGATGTGCGCAGCAACACCACGCGGGCCGAACCGCAGGCCGATGGCAGCTATCGCCTGGTGGGGCACAAATGGTTTTTCTCGGCGCCGATGTCCGACGGTTTCCTGGTGCTGGCGCAGGCACCGGCGGGGTTGAGCTGTTTCCTGATGCCGCGCCGTCTTGCCGATGGCAACCGCAATGCGTTCCGGTTGATGCGGTTGAAGGACAAGCTGGGCGACTGGTCCAACGCGTCCAGCGAGGTGGAACTGTGTGGCGCGTGGGCACGCCGGGTGGGCGAGGAGGGCCGCGGGGTGGCGACGATCATCGGCATGGTGATGATGACCCGGCTCGACTGCATGCTGGGGGCGGCGGCGGAAATGCGCATGGCGCTGGCGCAGGCGTTGCACCACACGCGGCACCGGACCAGCTTCGGCAAGCGGTTGTGCGACCACGCGTTGATGGCCAACGTGCTGGCCGATCTTGCGATTGAATCCGAAGCGGCAACCGCGTTCGCGATTCGCGTGGCCGGTGCGGTCGATCGTGCGGGCCACAGCAGCGCGGAGGCGGCGTTCGCGCGCATTGCCACGGCGGTGGGCAAGTACTGGGTGTGCAAGCGCGCGGCGGTGTTCGTCAACGAGGCGCAGGAGTGCCTGGGCGGCGCGGGATACGTGGAGGAGTCGATGTTGCCGCGGTTGTACCGGCAGGCGCCGTTGAATTCGATCTGGGAGGGCAGCGGCAACATCCAGTGCCTGGACGTGCTGCGCGCGTTGTCGCGCGAGCCGCAGGTGGTGCCGGTGCTGGACGCCGAGCTGGATGGTGTGGCGGGCCGCGATGGCATGTTCGATGCGGCGTTGCAGGCGTTGCGCAGTGCGCTGGCGGCGTCGCCGGGCGAGGCGCAGGCGCGGCGCATCACCGAGCAGGTGGCGCTGCTGCTGCAGGCGGCGGTGCTGCTGCGTGCCAACAGTCCGATCGCCAGCGCGTTCGTGCGCTCGCGACTGGGCGGCGAGCATGGCATGGCATTCGGGACGCTGCCGGCGGACCTGGACACCGCGGCGGTGCTGGCGCGGGCGCTGCCGTAGGTCACCACCGTTGGTGGTGACGCGCTTGGTGCGAGCTGTTGATCGGCGGGTCGGGCGCTCGCTCCCCAGGCCTTTTCTGGCGCCGTCGGCGGGTCGGGCGCTGGGCCCCCATACCCTTTCCGGCGAATGTCCTCCGGCGTCGGCCTGCGGCCGCCCCCTCCCCCTTTATTTCGCCTCCAAGGGCATGGGGGCCCAGCGCCCGACCCACCGACAGCGCCAGAAAAGCCTGGCTTCCCCTGCTCACCACAAGCCGAGCCCCATAGCAGTCGGTAGGCCCCTGGGCAAAATAAAGGAGGAGGCCGCCACGCGGCCGGGGGACATTTGCGCCAGGGGCCTACCGGCTGCTACGGGGCCCTCACGCTCGCGACCAGCCTGATCGGAGACGCCAGCCGATCCAAAGCCTGCACACCCGACCACCCGCGTAGCGTCGTGCTCGCGCTGCGACGGC
This is a stretch of genomic DNA from Stenotrophomonas rhizophila. It encodes these proteins:
- a CDS encoding isovaleryl-CoA dehydrogenase, encoding MSSALPAFDTHEVFNQPPPFGGRNLWADDVALAEAVQREGGEGFAAALAGYGGLAGDALYQLGFDANRDKPRLRTHDAQGHRIDTVEFHPAYHQLMDAAKAHGVAGLSWHDGTAGAHVARAALSYLHHQADAGTSCPLTMTHAAVAVLRQDPALAEWADKAAAPQYDPRDVPIADKGGITLGMGMTEKQGGSDVRSNTTRAEPQADGSYRLVGHKWFFSAPMSDGFLVLAQAPAGLSCFLMPRRLADGNRNAFRLMRLKDKLGDWSNASSEVELCGAWARRVGEEGRGVATIIGMVMMTRLDCMLGAAAEMRMALAQALHHTRHRTSFGKRLCDHALMANVLADLAIESEAATAFAIRVAGAVDRAGHSSAEAAFARIATAVGKYWVCKRAAVFVNEAQECLGGAGYVEESMLPRLYRQAPLNSIWEGSGNIQCLDVLRALSREPQVVPVLDAELDGVAGRDGMFDAALQALRSALAASPGEAQARRITEQVALLLQAAVLLRANSPIASAFVRSRLGGEHGMAFGTLPADLDTAAVLARALP